A window from Zingiber officinale cultivar Zhangliang chromosome 7A, Zo_v1.1, whole genome shotgun sequence encodes these proteins:
- the LOC122001033 gene encoding chorion class B protein M3A5-like, which produces MAKGQAEGKRSEPASRSNEAVKAVKGLAWRLPVLKTQDLGKIGPGLGVGAGCGVGVGFGLFGGAGLGIGMPGLHFGVGAGVGCGIGLGFGYGVGKGVAFDENGKYTNVGKLFQRNVASNHQIGALVDEVVFNAKRLVQATSKEIEKWR; this is translated from the exons ATGGCGAAGGGACAAGCGGAGGGGAAGAGATCGGAGCCGGCGAGTCGTTCTAACGAGGCGGTGAAAGCGGTGAAAGGGCTTGCGTGGAGGCTCCCCGTCCTCAAAACCCAGGATCTCGGGAAGATCGGCCCCGGTCTTGGAGTTGGCGCTGGCTGCGGCGTCGGCGTTGGTTTCGGTCTTTTTGGAG GTGCGGGGCTAGGGATAGGAATGCCTGGCCTACATTTCGGCGTTGGAGCTGGTGTTGGATGTGGAATAGGTCTAGGTTTTGGCTATGGAGTGGGAAAAGGAGTTGCATTTGACGAGAACGGAAAATACACAAATGTGGGCAAGCTATTCCAAAGAAATGTGGCATCTAA TCATCAAATTGGTGCTTTAGTCGATGAGGTTGTATTCAATGCCAAAAGGCTAGTTCAAGCTACTTCGAAAGAGATCGAAAAATGGAGGTGA